One Saimiri boliviensis isolate mSaiBol1 chromosome 7, mSaiBol1.pri, whole genome shotgun sequence genomic window, TAATAATATATTCCAATACATAGCcaatgccaatttttaaaaaattactgcaaAAAGCAAATTATATCTGAAAATCTACAATTTAACATGTTTACACTTCAGTACCCTAAATGCATTTCAAGATACTGAACTATTTCAAATTCAGTTTAAGTATTATCTCTCATTCTTATTTCAACAGAATTACTGATTCACATTTCctaaaaagcataaagaaacaaTCTATGGGGGGAAAACAAAGTAGTTTGCGTACAGGCTGAATACAATCACTTTTGAATTATGATTGTGTTtaagtcaattttaaaacattaacatcTTCCAACATAGTTTAAGGGAAAACCTTTAATTCCAACACTCTGCTTTGGTGTCTCtgctaattatttcatttattttactttttattttatttatttatttattctgaggcagggtctcactctgttacccaggctaggctgaagtgcagtaacatgattatggctcactgtagtcttgacctcccaggctcgggtgttcctcccacctcagcctcccaagtagctgggactacaggtgcatgccaccacacccagctatcgactaattattttaaaatactagcaCTGTTATTTCCCTGCCCCTTTCAATACCAACTTCAAAATAGAGCCTTTCAATaacaacttcaaaataaaatattagtcaCTTTTCATTTAACATATAATAGTCTTGTTTTATGTACTAAAAGCATGttccataaaatatttgatattcttTCATCAAAGGCAAAACCAAACATTCTCAGTGATTATTATAGCAAAGAAAAACtaagtttaaaaatacaacacatgTTACACAAGCAATAATTCAGTCAGGTGTGAACACAACACACTGGCTGCAACTAAGACAATGcaataaatgttttacttttttaactatattttcaAAGATTTCCATAACTGGCAGAAGGCTGGTATTCTCTTAACCACTAAGATAAGATTAATTCctcaatattttagaaaataggtGAGAGAAGTGGGCTGCTGAGATGACTGCGAACCGGCTTACGGAGAGGAAGAACTAGTGGATTTGCCAAAAGACTACCTCTTGAGTGAGAGTGAAGATGAGGGGGACGGTGATGGAGAGAGAAAGCATCAGAACCTTCTGGAAGCAATCAGTTCCCTTGATGGAAAGAATAGGCAGAAGTTGGCTGAGAGGTCCGAGGCTAGTCTGAAGGTATCAGAGTTCAATGTCAGTTCTGAAGGATCAGGAGAAAAGCTGGTCCTTGCAGATCTGCTTGAGCCTGTTAAAACTTCATCTTCTTTGGCTACTGTGAAAAAGCAACTGAATAGAGTCAAATCAAAGAAGACCGTGGAGTTACCTCTTAACAAAGAAGAGATTGAATGGATCCACAGAGAAGTAGCATTCAATAAAACCTCACAAGTCCTCTCCAAATGGGACCCTATCGTCCTAAAGAACCGACAGGCAGAGCAGCTGGTTTTTCTCCTGGAGAAGGAGGAGCCAATCATTGCTCCCATTGAACATGTGCTCAGTAGCTGGAAGGCAAGAACTCCCCTGGAGCAAGAAATTTTCAACCTCCTCCATAAGAACAAGCAGCCAGTGACAGACCCTTTACTGGCTCCCGTAGAAAAGGCCTCTCTCCAAGCCATGAGCCTGGAAGAGGCAAAGGTGCGCCGAGCAGAGCTTCAGAGGGCCCGGGCTCTGCAGTCCTACTATGAGGCCAAGGcttgaagagagaagaaaattaaaagtaaaaagtatcaCAAAGTCGTAAAGAAAGGAAAGGCCAAGAAAGCCCTAAAAGAGTTTGAGCAGCTGCGGAAGGTTAATCCAGCTGCAGCACtggaagaactggaaaaaattgaaaaggccAGAATGATGGAAAGAATGAGCCTTAAGCACCAAAACAGTGGGAAATGGGCCAAATCAAAGGCAATTATGGCCAAATATGACCTGGAGGCTCGCCAAGCTATGCAGGAACAGTTGGCCAAGAACAAAGAACTGACACAGAAACTCAAGGTAGCCTCtgagagtgaggaggaggagggaggcgcAGAAGTGGAAGAACTCCTTGTCCCTGATGCAGTGAATGAAGTGCAGATGAATGTGGACGGACCGAATCCCTGGATGCTCAGGAGCTGCACCAGTGACACCAAAGAGGCTGCAACCGAGGAGGAGGACCCTGAGCAGCTGCCAGAGCCTGTGGCACACGAAGTTTCTGAAAGTGAGGGAGAAGAAAGACCAGTGGCAGAAGAAGACATTTTGTTGAGAGAATTTGAGGAAAGGCGATCCCTTAGACAAAGATCTGAGCTCAACCAGGATGCTGAGCCAGCAGACAGTCAAGAAACAAAAGATTCTAGTAGCCAGGAGGTGCTGTCCGAATTGAGGGCACTGTCTCAGAAATTGAAGGAAGACCATCAGTCCAGGAAGCAAAAAGCAAGTTCAGAGGCGACTGTTCCCCAGGTCCAGAGAGAGGAACCTGCCCCAGAAGAAGAGGAGCCCCTGTTGCTACAGAGGCCAGAAAGAGTACAGATGCTGGAAgagctagaaaaagaagaatgttttcaaaataaggaGCTTTCCAGACCTGTGTTAGAAGGGCATTGGTCAGAGAAGACCCCAAATAATCACCCTGATGCCcctaaggagaagaaaaagaaggagcaaATGATTGACCTACAGAACCTCCTAACCACACAGTCTCTCTCGGTGAAGTCTTTGGCAGTGCCCACAATAGAGATGCTGGAAGATGAAGTGGAGAGAAACCAAAGGCAGATGATAAAGGAAGCTTTCGCTGGGGATGATGTCATCAGAGATTTCttgaaagagaagagggaagctGTGGAGGCCAGTAAGCCAAAGGACATAGACCTGACACTACCTGGCTGGGGCGAGTGGGGTGGTGTGGGCCTAAAGCCCAGTGCCAAGAAAAGACGCCAGTTTCTCATTAAAGCCCCTGAGGGTCCTCCAAGAAAAGATAAGAATTTGCTAAATGTGATTATCAATGAGAAGCGCAACATCCACGCAGCAGCTCATCAGGTACGAGTGCTTCCATATCCATTTACCCACCATCGGCAATTTGAAAGGACCATCCAGACCCCTATAGGATCCACGTGGAACACCCAGAGAGCTTTCCAAAAGCTGACTACTCCTAAGGTCATCACCAAGCCAGGCCATATCATTAAGCCCATAAAAGCAGAGGATGTGGGCTACCGGTCTTCCTCAAGGTCGGACCTCTCTGTCATACAGAGGAATCCAAAACGGGTCACCACACGTCACAAAAAACAGCTGAAGAAAAACTCTGTAGATTGAGTTGCTGGAGGACTGACAGCCAGGAGCCCTGACTCCACTCACTTTGGTCCAGTTTTACTCTGCTACAAGGTGGGTTCCAAAACTGGCTCAGCACCTTGCAAGTAGTTGAgccacatttgaaaaataaaggcttttttaatctattaaaaaaaaagagagagagaaggagaagactGCCCTTCTTCACTCCCTCTCCTCATGTTGAACAGAATATAGGTGCAATGGCTGGAGTCTGAGTAGCTACTGTGGACCATGAAGCAGAAGCCTCATGCTGAAAAGGGCTCAGCCACAATCAGACGAAGCCTGAATACCTGAAGATAAAGAATTGCCATATAATCCAAACGACCTACTTTtatgtgagagagaaataaacttcaatcttgtttaagccactgttacTTGGGGTTTTCTGCCATTGCTGCCAAACTGATCTGAACTaatacaaaaccaaaacaagTAATTTTCTTATCAGATCCAGAAGTCATTTCCCACCATATTATTAATCAAGAATTCCTCCTGTCAAAACCAGATTAAAACCTTTATGTAGACTCTGATTAAGGCACTCCAAAGGAAAGGATATGGACAAAAATAAATCATAGGAATTCTTAATCAAAACATCCGGGAACTACAGTCACTAAAACAAAACCTCCAGGCTTGACACAGAACTTACTTTTAAGTAGCCCACTGCTATTAAAAAATGAACCTTCCTCTTTCACCTTAGATCTGGACTCAGATGGAAGTGGTTCAAGGAGCACTCTCCACTTTAGAAGGGCAATGTTACAGAATATTTTTGTGCAATGAAGGAATACAACAACTGATATGATTGGGCTCTGTATTGCCACTCAATTCTCATCTCAAACTGAAATCATCTCAAACTGAAATTCCCACAtgtggagggagggacctggtgggagataacttgatcatgggggcggtttccccgaTGCTGTTCGCGTGATAACCATCAGTTCCTACAAGATCTGACAGTTTAAAAGTGTGacacttcctctctccctctctctctctctctctcttttctgctgccatgtaagacatgccttacTTCCCCCTTTGCCTTTCCCCATGATTGTAATTTTCCTGGGGCCTCTCCAGTGATgctgaactgagtcaattaaacctcttttttttataaattaacaaGTCGagggtagttcttcatagcaatgtgataacagactaatacaacaacATTCTATTAgagtatattattaaatattcaattCTACAACCTTGACTTGGTCTCAAATACTTACTCTGCCTTTAAAGCTCTGATGTAGCTGATCTTCAGCAAAAATATGGAATTGAAGAGGTTTGATGCTGAAAATGATAGCTGACTTCAACATGGTCATAGTTTCTTCCAGTCTTTCACCACAGGCAACTACAGCTAGATGCATTTTCTCAACAGGCTGCATTTTCAGATTATACCTAATAGGAAAGAAAACCATATTTTCCAACAGTTTCAGTATATGTTTACAACATGGTACTTTCACCATGTTCAAAAAGTAAAGTTCAAGggcaggtgtggtgactcatgcctgcagtcccagctactcaggaagctaaggtaggaggatcacttgaaaccaagagttcaaggctgcagtgggctatgactgcatcattatactccagcctgggcaacaaagccagaccctgtgaaagagagagaggaaagaaagaacggaaagagaaggaagggaaagggaagggagagaaaagggaagggaaagaaagggagggaaggaggaaaactgaagttcaaaatttttatttataaaacaaactaggccaagtgtggtggctcatgtctgtaatcccagcactttgagaggccaaggaataagggtcacttcagcccaggagttcaagaccaggctagctAGGCAATATACTAAgatcccatccctacaaaaaatataaaaattagccaggagggtggcatggacctgtagtcccagctactcaggaggctgacatggaggATATTTTAAGCCCAGAAgatagaagctgcagtgaactgtaattATGCCACTTTACTctagacagagcaagaccttgttttaaaaaaataatttatttaaaaaataagggcaAACAAATGTCaacttacaaaacatttttagaatgttGAATCAATCATGTATTTCTACACTCACAACCAGCTCTTCCCACCAATTTTCCTCCTTGTGAACTacagaacacacaaaaaatgattaCTTTCTCAATTCTCCCAGGAATACATTAACTAGCACCATTGTAGCTGCCAGcagataaattaatttattaCTCACATTGGATGCCTTAGGAAATTAGGGCTTAATTCTCTCACGGAACCCATGGAGAAAGACTGATTTGAaggtctttccattttttaaaaaactttgttatttaaaaaaataaaccctcAAACACATTCTTACTTCATCTGAAACCTCTCCCCACACCACCTCTCACCAACCAACAGTTCACTGTCAAGCAAACCCAGtcataattttattcataaatatttcagtattataCCCAATCTTAAACCATGGTGATTACAAGAACGAATTTCCTTCACATTAATAATACACATTCAGTCCCATCTACCAAATATTCAGCAAGATGTAAACGCTTCTAAGATGGTCTAAAACATGCTAATCAAACACTAGTATGTCTTTAGAATCTACTTCTAACACAGCGCAGCAGTGTATATCAATAGGCTTAAGTAACCTTTAACACCTCTTGTTTCTGCTGTGCCACTTCCTTCACACATCTGGTGTTTGCATAAGCTTTGGTCTtgttaccctttttttttttttctttttagagacagagtctcactctatcacccacactggaacacagtggctcagtcagctcattgcagcctcaacctcccaggctcaagccatcttcccacctcagcctcccaagtagctgggaccaaagatgtgcaccaccatgtccagctaatttttttttatttttggtagagatggggcctcactatattgcctaggctggcaattcctgacctcaagggatcctcccacctcagcctcccaaagtgctgggattacaagcaggagccagTGCATCTGGCCAGCTTGGGTCTTTTTAAAGCTCTCTATTCTTTCCCAATGACAGTATTTAGG contains:
- the LOC101050090 gene encoding LOW QUALITY PROTEIN: U3 small nucleolar RNA-associated protein 14 homolog A-like (The sequence of the model RefSeq protein was modified relative to this genomic sequence to represent the inferred CDS: substituted 1 base at 1 genomic stop codon) codes for the protein MRGTVMERESIRTFWKQSVPLMERIGSGEKLVLADLLEPVKTSSSLATVKKQLNRVKSKKTVELPLNKEEIEWIHREVAFNKTSQVLSKWDPIVLKNRQAEQLVFLLEKEEPIIAPIEHVLSSWKARTPLEQEIFNLLHKNKQPVTDPLLAPVEKASLQAMSLEEAKVRRAELQRARALQSYYEAKAXREKKIKSKKYHKVVKKGKAKKALKEFEQLRKVNPAAALEELEKIEKARMMERMSLKHQNSGKWAKSKAIMAKYDLEARQAMQEQLAKNKELTQKLKVASESEEEEGGAEVEELLVPDAVNEVQMNVDGPNPWMLRSCTSDTKEAATEEEDPEQLPEPVAHEVSESEGEERPVAEEDILLREFEERRSLRQRSELNQDAEPADSQETKDSSSQEVLSELRALSQKLKEDHQSRKQKASSEATVPQVQREEPAPEEEEPLLLQRPERVQMLEELEKEECFQNKELSRPVLEGHWSEKTPNNHPDAPKEKKKKEQMIDLQNLLTTQSLSVKSLAVPTIEMLEDEVERNQRQMIKEAFAGDDVIRDFLKEKREAVEASKPKDIDLTLPGWGEWGGVGLKPSAKKRRQFLIKAPEGPPRKDKNLLNVIINEKRNIHAAAHQVRVLPYPFTHHRQFERTIQTPIGSTWNTQRAFQKLTTPKVITKPGHIIKPIKAEDVGYRSSSRSDLSVIQRNPKRVTTRHKKQLKKNSVD